From one Stigmatella erecta genomic stretch:
- a CDS encoding fatty acyl-AMP ligase, which translates to MKGPALPPVKYATVPEMLEATARTALGLTFVDAAEREVALPWAEVYRRARRTAAGLQRLGVAPGEAVALLLPTSPGFMDAFFGVLLAGAVPVPLYPPVRLGRMEEYHRATARMLRVSEAVLVLTEMRLKLLLGASVEAARPRLGCRTVEEVSSGEALPVRAVSPQAPGLIQFSSGSTVAPKPVVLTHAALMAQVAALEASLPPRPGEVPVGVSWLPLYHDMGLIGCLLSALYYPGNLVLLPPEVFLARPALWLRALSRHKGFVSPAPNFAYGLCLKRVKEEELRGVDLSGWKHALNGAEPVSAETLRRFVSRFAAQGFAAEALRPVYGLSEAALAVTFPPSGRGLRSRRVDAGVLAREGRVVEGERELVSVGSPLPGFEVAVRGERGHALPELHVGRVHTRGPSVMKGYHGDGEATARALGADGWLDTGDLGFVADGELYLTGRAKDLVIIRGANHAPQAFEECMQAVDGVRVGCAVALGFTPAGGEDEALLILAERAGPAENDGAVEEQVSAAIVQGTGIRPHTVRLLTPGTLPRTSSGKLRRSDALRQFLAGELVAPKKAGPVSLVVEMAKGAWALARTGREG; encoded by the coding sequence ATGAAGGGCCCGGCCTTGCCCCCGGTGAAGTACGCCACCGTGCCGGAGATGCTCGAGGCCACGGCGCGCACGGCGCTGGGGCTCACCTTCGTGGACGCGGCCGAGCGCGAGGTGGCGCTGCCGTGGGCCGAGGTGTACCGCCGGGCCCGGCGGACGGCCGCGGGGTTGCAGCGCCTGGGGGTGGCGCCGGGAGAGGCCGTGGCCCTGCTCCTGCCGACGTCTCCGGGCTTCATGGACGCCTTCTTTGGCGTGCTGCTGGCCGGCGCGGTGCCCGTGCCGCTCTACCCTCCGGTGCGGCTGGGGCGGATGGAGGAGTACCACCGCGCCACCGCGCGCATGCTGCGCGTCTCGGAGGCGGTGCTGGTGCTCACCGAGATGCGGCTGAAGCTGCTCCTGGGCGCCTCGGTGGAGGCGGCGCGCCCGCGGCTCGGGTGCCGGACGGTGGAGGAGGTGTCCTCCGGCGAGGCGCTGCCCGTGCGGGCCGTGTCCCCGCAGGCCCCGGGCCTCATCCAGTTCTCCTCGGGCTCGACGGTGGCCCCCAAGCCGGTGGTCCTCACCCACGCGGCGCTGATGGCGCAGGTGGCCGCGCTCGAGGCGTCCCTGCCTCCGCGTCCGGGGGAGGTGCCCGTGGGCGTCTCGTGGCTGCCGCTGTACCACGACATGGGCCTCATCGGCTGCCTGCTCTCGGCGCTGTATTACCCGGGCAACCTGGTGCTGCTGCCGCCCGAGGTCTTCCTCGCGCGGCCCGCGCTGTGGCTCCGGGCGCTCTCCCGGCACAAGGGGTTCGTCTCGCCCGCGCCCAACTTCGCCTATGGCCTGTGCCTCAAGCGGGTGAAGGAGGAGGAGCTGCGGGGGGTGGATCTCTCCGGCTGGAAGCACGCGCTCAACGGCGCGGAGCCTGTCTCCGCGGAGACGTTGCGCCGCTTCGTGTCGCGCTTCGCCGCCCAGGGCTTCGCCGCGGAGGCGCTGCGGCCCGTCTATGGGCTGTCCGAGGCGGCCCTGGCCGTCACCTTCCCGCCGAGTGGCCGGGGGCTGCGCTCCCGGCGCGTGGACGCGGGCGTGCTGGCGCGGGAGGGCCGGGTGGTGGAGGGCGAGCGGGAGTTGGTGTCCGTGGGCAGCCCGCTGCCGGGCTTCGAGGTGGCGGTCCGCGGCGAGCGGGGTCACGCGCTGCCCGAGCTGCACGTGGGGCGCGTCCACACGCGGGGCCCCTCGGTGATGAAGGGGTACCACGGGGACGGCGAGGCCACCGCGCGGGCCCTGGGGGCCGATGGGTGGTTGGACACGGGAGACCTGGGGTTCGTGGCGGACGGCGAGCTGTACCTCACCGGCCGGGCGAAGGACCTGGTGATCATCCGGGGGGCCAACCACGCGCCCCAGGCCTTCGAGGAGTGCATGCAGGCCGTGGACGGGGTGCGCGTGGGCTGCGCGGTGGCGCTGGGCTTCACCCCCGCGGGCGGTGAGGACGAGGCGCTGCTCATCCTCGCCGAGCGCGCGGGCCCGGCCGAGAACGATGGGGCGGTGGAGGAGCAGGTGAGCGCGGCGATTGTTCAGGGCACGGGAATCCGTCCGCACACGGTGCGGCTGCTGACGCCGGGGACCCTGCCACGCACCTCCAGCGGCAAGCTGCGCCGGAGCGATGCGCTGCGGCAGTTCCTCGCGGGGGAGCTGGTGGCGCCGAAGAAGGCCGGGCCGGTGAGCCTCGTGGTGGAGATGGCCAAGGGCGCGTGGGCGCTGGCGCGGACGGGGCGGGAGGGATGA
- a CDS encoding acyl carrier protein — MVELEQEVVGEIRRIALEELEWKGPVEPGHDLMRDLQLDSLGLTVMAVGLENRFRVKLSEEDAAGLHTVADLARLVATRVSASVGERS, encoded by the coding sequence GTGGTTGAGCTGGAGCAAGAAGTCGTGGGGGAGATCCGCCGCATCGCCCTCGAGGAGCTGGAGTGGAAGGGCCCCGTGGAGCCCGGCCACGACTTGATGAGGGACTTGCAGCTCGACAGCCTGGGGCTGACGGTGATGGCGGTGGGGCTGGAGAACCGCTTCCGGGTGAAGCTGTCCGAGGAGGACGCGGCGGGGCTGCACACCGTGGCGGACCTGGCCCGGCTGGTGGCCACGCGGGTGAGTGCCTCGGTGGGGGAGCGGTCATGA
- a CDS encoding isoprenylcysteine carboxyl methyltransferase family protein has protein sequence MVSPTQAVFLGYMGLLGAERLVELVLSKRNAARAFARGGIERGQGHYRVMVVFHSLFLVSCLAEVFLLDRPFPGALGWGALGAAVLAQALRYWAISTLGERWNSRIIVIPGLAPVTGGPYRFLRHPNYVAVVLELLAVPLIHGAWATAGVFTVGNAALLYVRIRAEEQALGEVYAQAFVHHPRFIPEVRRG, from the coding sequence ATGGTGAGCCCTACGCAGGCGGTGTTCCTGGGCTACATGGGCTTGCTGGGCGCCGAGCGGCTCGTCGAGCTGGTGCTCTCGAAGCGCAACGCCGCGCGCGCCTTCGCCCGGGGTGGAATCGAGCGCGGGCAGGGCCACTACCGGGTGATGGTGGTGTTCCACTCGCTGTTTCTCGTGTCGTGCCTGGCGGAGGTGTTTCTCCTGGACCGGCCCTTCCCGGGCGCGCTGGGGTGGGGGGCGCTGGGGGCGGCGGTGCTGGCCCAGGCGCTGCGCTACTGGGCCATCTCGACGCTCGGGGAGCGGTGGAACTCGCGCATCATCGTCATCCCGGGGCTGGCGCCGGTGACGGGGGGGCCGTACCGCTTCCTGCGCCACCCCAACTACGTGGCGGTGGTGCTGGAGCTGCTCGCGGTGCCGCTCATCCACGGGGCCTGGGCAACGGCCGGGGTGTTCACCGTGGGCAACGCCGCGCTGCTGTACGTGCGCATCCGGGCCGAGGAGCAGGCACTCGGCGAGGTGTACGCGCAAGCCTTCGTTCACCATCCCCGCTTCATTCCCGAGGTGCGCCGTGGTTGA
- a CDS encoding type III polyketide synthase — protein MHSAPSPASIPFLRAVGRGLPPHYASQEELIGSLRALWAQKHFNLERLEELHRAVSVSGRSLALPLAEYPGLTTFQQRNDAWIRCAVELGGKVVLQALEKAGLGPRDIDHIFFVTVTGLATPSIEARLANRLGFRSDVKRTPLFGLGCVAGAAGLARAADYLRAFPGHTAVVLAVELCSLTLQREDLSIPNIIASGLFGDGAACVVLQGAEAAARPRAPRVVASQSVLYPDTERIMGWDIVDTGFKVVLSAKVPQLVKEHIRGNVDAFLAQHRLSRGDIRHWVAHTGGPKVLQAFEESLELPAGAIARSWASLKEVGNLSSASVLFVLGETLESPEPQEGDWGVVMAMGPGFCSELVLLRW, from the coding sequence ATGCACAGTGCTCCTTCTCCGGCCTCGATCCCTTTCCTCCGCGCGGTCGGGCGGGGCCTTCCGCCGCATTACGCTTCCCAGGAGGAGCTCATCGGCTCCCTGCGGGCCCTGTGGGCGCAGAAGCACTTCAACCTGGAGCGGCTGGAGGAGCTGCACCGCGCGGTGAGCGTCTCGGGCCGCTCGCTGGCGCTTCCGCTGGCGGAGTACCCGGGCCTCACCACCTTCCAGCAGCGCAATGACGCGTGGATCCGCTGCGCGGTGGAGCTGGGCGGGAAGGTGGTGCTCCAGGCGCTGGAGAAGGCGGGGCTGGGGCCCCGGGACATCGACCACATCTTCTTCGTGACGGTGACGGGGCTGGCCACGCCCAGCATCGAGGCGCGGCTGGCCAACCGGCTGGGGTTCCGCTCCGACGTCAAGCGCACGCCCCTCTTCGGGCTGGGGTGCGTGGCGGGCGCGGCGGGGCTGGCCCGGGCGGCCGATTACCTGCGCGCCTTTCCGGGCCACACCGCGGTGGTGCTCGCGGTGGAGCTGTGCTCGCTGACGCTCCAGCGCGAGGACCTGTCCATCCCCAACATCATCGCCTCGGGGCTCTTCGGGGATGGGGCCGCGTGCGTGGTGCTGCAGGGCGCCGAGGCGGCGGCCCGGCCGCGCGCCCCCCGCGTGGTGGCCTCCCAGTCGGTGTTGTACCCGGACACCGAGCGCATCATGGGCTGGGACATCGTCGACACGGGCTTCAAGGTGGTGCTGTCGGCGAAGGTGCCCCAGCTCGTGAAGGAGCACATCCGTGGCAACGTGGACGCCTTCCTCGCCCAGCACCGGCTGAGCCGCGGGGACATCCGGCACTGGGTGGCCCACACCGGCGGGCCCAAGGTGCTCCAGGCGTTCGAGGAGAGCCTGGAGCTGCCCGCGGGGGCCATCGCGCGCTCGTGGGCCTCCTTGAAGGAGGTGGGCAACCTCTCCTCCGCGTCGGTGCTCTTCGTGCTGGGCGAGACGCTGGAGTCCCCGGAGCCCCAGGAGGGGGACTGGGGGGTGGTGATGGCGATGGGGCCGGGCTTCTGCTCGGAGCTGGTGCTGCTGCGATGGTGA
- a CDS encoding MarR family winged helix-turn-helix transcriptional regulator, which translates to MSRNIPIPEDAPANGVSRLLQLMYTLGRRHSLRDPIAGLCERFQFTPPQVHTLLWLGQDGALTMGELARRLGITEKTVTGVVDRLEREGHLQRERVHEDRRIVRCRLTTAGQETSEQLHRLVNEALANLLAILDGTERKALFRIIEKLIRRLDASPAPEEGEAPSEDST; encoded by the coding sequence GTGTCACGGAATATCCCCATCCCAGAGGACGCACCCGCCAACGGTGTATCGCGGCTTCTCCAGCTCATGTACACGCTGGGCCGCCGCCATTCGCTGAGAGACCCGATCGCGGGGCTCTGCGAGCGCTTCCAGTTCACGCCGCCCCAGGTCCACACCCTGCTGTGGCTGGGCCAGGACGGCGCGCTCACCATGGGGGAGCTGGCCCGGCGGCTGGGCATCACGGAGAAGACGGTGACGGGGGTCGTGGATCGCCTTGAGCGCGAGGGCCACCTTCAGCGCGAGCGCGTCCACGAGGACCGCCGCATCGTCCGCTGCCGCCTGACCACCGCCGGCCAGGAGACCTCCGAGCAGCTGCACCGGCTGGTGAACGAGGCCCTGGCCAACCTGCTGGCCATCCTGGATGGCACCGAGCGCAAGGCGCTCTTCCGCATCATCGAGAAGCTCATCCGGCGGCTCGACGCCTCGCCTGCCCCCGAGGAGGGCGAGGCGCCGTCCGAGGACTCAACGTAA
- a CDS encoding YdcF family protein: MRPSSLRARAGALRRLLLVLGGALTCGGFGLAWYVGRFGRREGAVPAEVGVVLGARVLAGGVPSGALWARVEKAVALYQQGLVPRLLFSGGTGLHPPSEAQVMRALAVRLGVPAEACLLEEQSHSTEQNARFSAEVLRRLGAQRVVVISDAYHLLRARQYFRLQGLEVATSPAPSGERLEAVEHFYWTVREAFALLAHPRVLLARSPLR, translated from the coding sequence ATGAGGCCTTCTTCCCTCCGCGCGCGCGCGGGTGCGCTGCGGCGCCTGCTGCTGGTCCTGGGCGGGGCGCTGACGTGCGGGGGGTTTGGGCTGGCCTGGTACGTGGGCCGCTTTGGCCGGCGGGAAGGCGCGGTCCCGGCGGAGGTGGGGGTGGTGCTGGGGGCGCGGGTGCTGGCCGGCGGGGTGCCTTCCGGCGCCCTGTGGGCCCGGGTGGAGAAGGCGGTGGCGCTCTACCAGCAGGGGCTGGTGCCCCGGCTCCTGTTCTCCGGGGGCACCGGGCTGCACCCTCCCTCCGAGGCCCAGGTCATGCGCGCGCTGGCGGTGCGGCTCGGGGTGCCCGCGGAGGCGTGTCTCCTGGAGGAGCAGAGCCACTCCACGGAGCAGAACGCGCGCTTCAGCGCCGAGGTGCTCCGGCGGCTGGGGGCCCAGCGCGTGGTGGTCATCTCCGATGCGTACCACCTGCTGCGCGCGCGCCAGTACTTCCGGCTCCAGGGGCTGGAGGTGGCCACCAGCCCCGCGCCCTCCGGGGAGCGCCTGGAGGCCGTGGAGCATTTCTATTGGACGGTGCGGGAGGCCTTCGCCCTGCTGGCGCATCCCCGGGTGCTGCTGGCCCGGAGCCCCTTACGTTGA
- a CDS encoding pilus assembly FimT family protein: MPIHSRKRGFTMIEVLTVVAILGLLAALASTAIFYGMGRARMSNTLFDISAMMSVAQLRAISHGTPHYVIFHRNEQGRLRASLVERPSADDSGIDWNNLNLSNGLGEALAYTEVDPVTGVTTVNNAFEREFITLASGSGPDEGGINFLDPDAEDITLPAPFSAIEATTAFNASPIDQPTTELRAGCTFCISGGGADYGVIRFNSDGTVTMRTGPEMGGLLSFMSNTAEGKDVGYKLLVISAPAGVIRVF; this comes from the coding sequence TTGCCGATTCATTCCCGAAAACGCGGTTTCACGATGATCGAGGTCCTGACCGTGGTGGCCATCCTGGGCCTCCTGGCGGCCCTGGCCTCCACGGCCATTTTCTACGGCATGGGCCGCGCTCGGATGAGCAACACCCTGTTCGACATCTCGGCGATGATGTCGGTGGCCCAGCTTCGCGCCATCAGCCACGGCACGCCCCACTACGTCATCTTCCACCGCAACGAGCAGGGGCGCCTGCGCGCCTCGCTCGTCGAGCGGCCCTCCGCCGACGACAGCGGCATCGACTGGAACAACCTCAACCTGAGCAACGGGCTCGGTGAGGCGCTGGCCTATACCGAGGTGGACCCCGTCACGGGGGTGACCACCGTCAACAACGCGTTCGAGCGCGAGTTCATCACGCTCGCCTCGGGCTCGGGCCCCGACGAAGGCGGCATCAACTTCCTGGATCCCGACGCCGAGGACATCACGCTGCCGGCGCCGTTCTCCGCCATCGAGGCCACCACCGCCTTCAACGCCTCGCCCATCGATCAGCCCACCACCGAGCTGCGGGCCGGCTGCACGTTCTGCATCTCCGGGGGCGGCGCCGACTACGGCGTCATCCGCTTCAACAGCGATGGCACGGTGACGATGCGCACGGGCCCCGAGATGGGGGGCCTTCTGTCCTTCATGAGCAACACCGCGGAGGGCAAGGACGTGGGCTACAAGCTGCTCGTCATCTCCGCCCCCGCAGGCGTCATCCGGGTCTTCTAG
- a CDS encoding type IV pilus modification PilV family protein: MLSQRPSPRGTTIIEAMAAMLVFTVGILGVMQMNVLASGQNTLAMNQTTANRIARDLADAFERLPYNHPAFAPSGLTMDDLANDSIGDGVGFDDITNSTGLVTLNSVLAPAGQRPLFGAADAIQMAEGLNPADPEPFFRIAWRSLQVPNTGSVESERGKMDSLRILIMVRFPTQNGGFRQVNFWTIKYNPELVCAGTCTALEI; this comes from the coding sequence ATGCTCTCCCAGCGTCCCTCCCCCCGCGGCACCACCATCATCGAGGCGATGGCCGCCATGCTGGTCTTCACCGTCGGCATCCTCGGTGTCATGCAGATGAACGTGCTGGCCAGCGGCCAGAACACCCTGGCCATGAACCAGACCACCGCCAACCGCATCGCCCGCGACCTGGCGGACGCCTTCGAGCGCCTGCCCTACAACCATCCCGCCTTCGCGCCCAGCGGCCTCACCATGGATGACCTCGCGAACGACTCGATCGGCGACGGGGTGGGCTTCGATGACATCACGAACAGCACGGGGCTCGTCACCCTGAACTCCGTCCTGGCCCCGGCGGGACAACGGCCGTTGTTCGGCGCCGCGGATGCCATCCAGATGGCCGAGGGCCTGAATCCCGCCGACCCCGAGCCGTTCTTCCGGATCGCCTGGCGCTCGCTGCAAGTGCCCAACACGGGCTCGGTGGAGTCGGAGCGCGGCAAGATGGACTCCCTTCGCATCCTGATCATGGTCCGCTTCCCCACCCAGAACGGGGGCTTCCGGCAGGTCAACTTCTGGACCATCAAGTACAATCCCGAGCTGGTCTGCGCCGGCACCTGCACGGCGTTGGAGATTTGA
- a CDS encoding PilW family protein, with amino-acid sequence MRLSRRGFTLIELLVGGAVGSVVLLGISLTFMSQARQYQTHASRRAIQSNARQAMSFLSRHLRTAGYGVNPDRAILAYDSFNAATGTPQSGYPDAIAVHSRDLLFRRDVTAAASNVLTVSTPVARLDRGQILLVLCRGASGVSTTQHHAFVTVGQRVVNDTNIPLDTTDPSSAPNSPMAMPGRLFHEQSRLETHTCYDSAQVVKVNRAAFYVAAFDDGPGANGQRTPYLMMHQGTDLNNDTEINEADAVPIAEGIEQLQLAYILNSVVNATPRLIGVNEATTPEHYGEEWQTMVPANVTGTDWYMRWTPPETIPPGFNDPREADSPVNIRQVRVTLVSRSSVPDPQHTGDNLMMPNEGALIGGIVPWRQLENLSVTGPTANTHDFTPQARGYYRVILREAMTPKNIQLNSQFIATTEAGG; translated from the coding sequence ATGCGTCTTTCCCGTCGTGGTTTCACGCTGATTGAGCTGCTCGTGGGCGGCGCCGTGGGCTCGGTGGTGCTGCTGGGCATCAGCCTCACCTTCATGTCTCAAGCCCGGCAGTACCAGACGCACGCCAGCCGCCGGGCCATCCAGTCCAACGCGCGCCAGGCCATGTCCTTCTTGAGCCGCCACCTCCGGACCGCTGGCTACGGCGTGAATCCGGACCGCGCCATCCTCGCCTATGACTCCTTCAACGCCGCCACGGGCACCCCCCAGAGCGGCTACCCGGATGCGATCGCCGTTCACTCGCGCGACCTGCTGTTCCGCCGCGATGTCACGGCGGCGGCCTCCAACGTCCTGACCGTCAGCACGCCGGTGGCGCGGCTCGATCGCGGGCAGATCCTCCTGGTGCTCTGCCGCGGCGCCAGCGGCGTCTCGACCACCCAGCACCATGCCTTCGTCACCGTGGGCCAGCGGGTGGTGAACGACACGAACATCCCCCTGGACACCACCGACCCCTCCTCCGCGCCCAACAGCCCCATGGCCATGCCCGGCCGGCTCTTCCACGAACAGAGCCGGCTGGAAACCCACACCTGCTATGACAGCGCGCAGGTGGTGAAGGTCAACCGCGCCGCCTTCTACGTCGCCGCCTTCGACGATGGACCCGGCGCCAACGGCCAGCGCACGCCCTACCTGATGATGCATCAGGGCACGGACCTCAACAACGACACCGAGATCAACGAAGCCGACGCCGTCCCCATCGCCGAGGGCATCGAGCAGCTGCAACTGGCCTACATCCTCAACAGCGTGGTGAACGCGACGCCGCGGCTCATCGGGGTCAACGAGGCCACCACGCCGGAGCACTACGGCGAGGAGTGGCAGACGATGGTGCCCGCCAACGTGACGGGCACCGACTGGTACATGCGCTGGACGCCGCCCGAGACCATCCCCCCCGGCTTCAATGATCCCCGCGAGGCGGACAGCCCCGTGAACATCCGGCAGGTGCGCGTCACCCTGGTGTCCCGCAGCTCCGTGCCGGACCCCCAGCACACGGGCGACAACCTCATGATGCCCAACGAAGGCGCGCTCATCGGCGGCATCGTGCCCTGGCGGCAGCTGGAGAACCTGAGCGTGACCGGCCCGACGGCCAACACCCATGACTTCACGCCCCAGGCGCGCGGGTACTACCGCGTGATCCTCCGTGAGGCCATGACCCCCAAGAACATCCAACTCAACTCGCAGTTCATCGCCACCACCGAGGCGGGCGGCTGA